The Hymenobacter sp. DG01 genome has a segment encoding these proteins:
- a CDS encoding cold-shock protein, producing the protein MKTGKVKFFNESKGYGFIVQDENGQEIFVHQTGLVHEIRENDRVTFDIIDGKKGQNAVKVERI; encoded by the coding sequence ATGAAAACCGGCAAAGTGAAGTTTTTTAATGAATCCAAAGGCTACGGATTCATTGTTCAAGACGAAAATGGTCAGGAGATTTTCGTTCATCAGACGGGCCTCGTGCACGAAATCCGGGAGAATGACCGGGTAACCTTCGACATCATTGACGGCAAGAAGGGCCAGAACGCCGTGAAGGTAGAGCGCATTTAA
- a CDS encoding phosphatase PAP2 family protein, with product MRKLLLFLLLGYGASPIARAQAPVVSPDSLHPAGPAARQRSGWRPQVWRVGVPLALVGLGYVSTNENVLDEMKEEVHEETREHFPHFATSLDNYSRHLPAAAAYGLFAVGLRGERGVGAFTVCYGLSHALSTGAVTQLKHLSHARRPDNPADFSSFPSAHTAEAFLTATLLYEQFGREYPWLSVGGYSVAAATGAMRMLNNRHWVTDVLAGAGVGFLSAEAVWRLYPAAAHLLPGRLGQKLLLLPAYAPGGAIGLCVVVR from the coding sequence GTGCGTAAACTATTGCTGTTCTTACTGCTGGGCTACGGTGCCAGCCCAATAGCCCGGGCTCAGGCACCGGTGGTTTCTCCCGATTCACTACACCCGGCCGGACCGGCTGCCAGGCAGCGGTCGGGCTGGCGGCCTCAGGTGTGGCGCGTTGGTGTTCCGCTGGCCCTGGTGGGGCTGGGGTACGTGAGCACCAATGAAAACGTGCTGGATGAGATGAAAGAGGAAGTGCACGAGGAAACCCGCGAGCATTTTCCGCACTTCGCCACGTCGCTGGACAACTACAGCCGGCATCTGCCGGCGGCGGCTGCCTACGGGCTGTTTGCCGTGGGTTTGCGGGGCGAGCGGGGGGTAGGGGCCTTCACGGTTTGCTACGGCCTTTCGCACGCGCTGAGCACGGGCGCGGTTACCCAGCTCAAGCATCTCAGCCACGCCCGCCGGCCCGATAACCCGGCTGATTTCAGCTCGTTTCCGTCGGCGCATACTGCCGAGGCCTTCCTGACGGCCACGCTGCTGTACGAGCAGTTCGGGCGGGAGTATCCGTGGCTTTCCGTAGGAGGCTACAGCGTGGCCGCGGCTACCGGGGCCATGCGCATGCTCAATAACCGGCACTGGGTAACCGATGTCCTGGCCGGGGCGGGGGTAGGCTTTCTGTCGGCCGAAGCGGTATGGCGCCTGTACCCGGCGGCCGCGCACCTGCTGCCGGGGCGACTGGGCCAGAAGCTGCTGCTACTGCCAGCCTACGCGCCCGGCGGGGCCATAGGGCTGTGCGTGGTAGTGCGGTAG
- a CDS encoding gliding motility lipoprotein GldH, producing the protein MRFLSRVLPAWVIGMLLLTACDSDQVFEKNIDLKSPAGDPYVWAVQDKPTFEFDIADTTQRYNVYFNIRNAADYEYYNLYVKQTLWGPDGKVISRRLHQMLLLDPKTGEPRGNGTGDIYDHQILALPDQQFRQAGRYRIMLEQYMRQDQLRGIMAVGVRVAKRTADQ; encoded by the coding sequence ATGCGCTTTCTCTCCCGGGTACTGCCCGCTTGGGTTATCGGAATGCTCCTGTTAACAGCCTGCGACTCCGATCAGGTGTTCGAGAAAAACATCGATTTGAAGTCGCCGGCCGGGGACCCTTACGTATGGGCCGTGCAGGACAAACCCACCTTTGAGTTTGATATTGCCGATACCACCCAGCGCTACAATGTGTACTTCAACATCCGCAACGCGGCCGACTACGAGTACTACAACCTGTACGTGAAGCAAACCCTGTGGGGCCCCGATGGGAAGGTGATTTCGCGGCGCCTGCACCAGATGCTGCTGCTGGACCCCAAAACCGGCGAGCCTCGGGGCAATGGTACCGGCGACATCTACGACCACCAGATTCTGGCCCTGCCTGACCAGCAGTTCCGGCAGGCGGGCCGCTACCGCATCATGCTGGAGCAGTACATGCGCCAGGATCAGCTCCGTGGTATTATGGCCGTGGGCGTGCGGGTAGCCAAACGGACGGCAGACCAGTAG